A genomic region of Fodinisporobacter ferrooxydans contains the following coding sequences:
- a CDS encoding MGDG synthase family glycosyltransferase, with translation MSQYRKPNILILYGNYGSGHKRAAEAVAASIQSEMPDATIFVEDFLGQAFPVGDWVLRNLYLQTFSWAKPVYGWLYYKTKEWPADHALFQSISYLGVWKLERFLRDIQPDIIISTFPALTGMLALIKERGNVFFNLWCVVTDYTVHSQWLYKSVDQYFVPTDTVRVQMIQAGIDAHSIVSTGIPIFPTFYQKQDRNRLLKKWNLSPNRPVVLMSAGAFGVTNFADVSQQLAQTCPQSQFVVICGRNHKLYKQLLTISQFGIGNLHPLPFVQEVDELLQVADLFVTKPGGLSVSEAIACSVPMILCRSTPGQESENANYLVASGAARFVDDNAELLHAISSLTRGTSELARMKLNIQSIRHPISPAERIASITKKTFETDQLPYAKELYLQPHMVGEVL, from the coding sequence ATGTCACAATACAGGAAACCCAATATTTTAATACTTTATGGCAATTATGGCAGTGGTCATAAAAGGGCAGCGGAAGCAGTCGCTGCATCCATTCAGTCAGAAATGCCTGATGCAACAATTTTTGTGGAGGATTTTTTGGGCCAGGCATTCCCTGTAGGAGATTGGGTCTTACGAAATCTGTACTTACAAACCTTTTCATGGGCAAAGCCTGTGTATGGTTGGTTATATTACAAAACCAAAGAATGGCCTGCAGATCATGCATTATTTCAGTCAATTTCCTACTTGGGCGTTTGGAAACTGGAAAGATTTTTGAGAGACATCCAACCGGATATTATCATCAGCACATTTCCCGCGCTTACGGGAATGTTGGCTCTCATCAAAGAGAGAGGCAATGTCTTTTTTAATCTTTGGTGCGTAGTGACGGATTATACCGTCCACAGCCAATGGCTATATAAATCGGTTGATCAGTATTTTGTTCCGACAGATACGGTACGAGTCCAAATGATCCAAGCCGGTATTGATGCACATTCGATTGTATCTACTGGTATACCCATATTCCCTACGTTTTATCAAAAACAAGACCGCAATCGTTTACTGAAAAAGTGGAACCTTTCACCAAATCGTCCGGTTGTCTTAATGTCTGCCGGTGCTTTTGGCGTAACCAACTTTGCAGACGTAAGCCAACAACTTGCGCAAACATGTCCACAAAGTCAATTTGTTGTCATTTGCGGGAGAAATCACAAATTGTATAAACAATTATTGACAATTTCCCAATTCGGGATTGGGAATCTGCATCCTTTGCCTTTTGTACAAGAAGTCGATGAATTGCTGCAAGTGGCCGATTTGTTCGTAACGAAGCCAGGCGGTCTATCCGTGTCTGAAGCCATTGCTTGCAGTGTGCCGATGATCCTGTGCAGAAGCACTCCGGGTCAGGAAAGTGAAAATGCCAACTACCTTGTCGCTTCCGGTGCAGCCCGCTTTGTCGATGATAACGCCGAGTTGTTGCATGCAATTTCTTCTCTAACGCGAGGAACGTCCGAATTGGCTCGGATGAAATTGAACATTCAATCGATTCGTCATCCCATTTCACCTGCCGAACGAATTGCTTCCATTACGAAAAAGACATTTGAAACAGATCAGCTTCCCTATGCAAAAGAACTCTATTTACAGCCCCATATGGTCGGAGAGGTGTTGTAA